A single region of the Blastopirellula marina genome encodes:
- a CDS encoding PH domain-containing protein, whose amino-acid sequence MDASNPNDAGNPHDAAMDAGNQDPGEKFTAGKRKSGGGGPDEHIWSGGYSAVDQSGSFMILSLITVGLIVGGVLIPWILLAIPVLWIAQFIRVWWIKMGVAYELTTRRFIHEYGVIKRTTDRIEVIDIDDVTVEQGILDRMFNVGTIKITSSDRTHPELRIPGIKDVKRVALLIDDARQEQRDRRGVYIESV is encoded by the coding sequence ATGGACGCGAGCAACCCCAACGATGCCGGTAACCCGCACGACGCCGCTATGGATGCCGGTAACCAGGACCCTGGCGAAAAGTTTACCGCTGGTAAACGGAAGTCTGGGGGCGGCGGCCCGGACGAGCATATCTGGAGCGGCGGTTACTCGGCCGTCGATCAGAGCGGAAGCTTCATGATCCTGTCTCTGATTACCGTCGGCTTGATCGTCGGCGGCGTACTTATTCCTTGGATCCTGCTGGCGATTCCCGTGCTGTGGATCGCCCAGTTTATCCGCGTTTGGTGGATCAAAATGGGGGTCGCGTACGAACTGACGACGCGTCGTTTCATTCACGAATACGGCGTCATCAAACGCACGACAGACCGGATCGAAGTGATCGATATCGACGACGTGACCGTCGAACAAGGGATCCTCGATCGTATGTTCAACGTCGGTACGATCAAAATCACTTCCAGCGATCGCACCCATCCCGAGCTTCGCATTCCCGGCATCAAAGACGTGAAGAGGGTTGCTTTGCTGATCGACGATGCCCGCCAGGAACAACGCGACCGCCGCGGTGTCTACATCGAATCGGTGTAA
- a CDS encoding alpha/beta hydrolase produces MRYLPLLALAFLATILPLSSHAAEISGNGDFVIGPDYHVDPDLTDQGNPKGKYFTFSMPLAESKLFDGKDTTLDPKKDVRTERKIFVYVPAAYEDGTKAPILVTLDGPSRLDLVRNALDNLTISKDPKRKLPAFIAIGVQNGGNDGKGSQRGLEYDTMSDRHARFINEEVLPAVLNNPEIKAAYPNIAFTEDPWGKGIMGCSSGGAAALTAGWFRPDLFRRLITYSGTFVDQQDDDAPQEKDYPLGAWEYHSSMKLIENSEKKPLRIFTHVAENDNRANDPEETYHNWVMANNRTAAALKAKGYDYRYIFSKATRHCDKKVFEQTLGDTLVWMWEGYETK; encoded by the coding sequence ATGCGATACCTGCCCCTCTTGGCCCTGGCCTTTCTAGCTACCATTCTTCCGCTTTCCAGTCATGCCGCAGAAATTTCCGGCAACGGCGACTTCGTGATCGGCCCTGACTATCATGTCGATCCTGACCTGACCGACCAAGGCAATCCCAAGGGGAAGTATTTCACGTTCTCGATGCCGTTGGCCGAGAGCAAGCTCTTCGATGGCAAAGACACGACGCTCGATCCGAAAAAGGATGTGCGTACCGAACGGAAGATCTTTGTCTATGTCCCGGCCGCCTATGAGGACGGCACCAAGGCCCCGATCCTGGTCACGTTGGATGGCCCCAGCCGATTGGACCTGGTTCGTAACGCGCTAGACAACCTGACGATCTCGAAAGACCCCAAACGCAAACTGCCGGCGTTCATTGCCATTGGCGTGCAAAACGGAGGCAACGACGGTAAAGGAAGCCAGCGCGGTCTAGAGTACGACACCATGTCGGACCGCCATGCCCGGTTCATCAACGAAGAAGTCCTACCAGCCGTGCTGAATAATCCTGAAATCAAAGCCGCGTACCCCAACATTGCCTTCACCGAAGATCCCTGGGGCAAAGGGATCATGGGTTGTAGCTCCGGTGGAGCCGCGGCGCTGACGGCCGGTTGGTTCCGCCCTGATCTATTCCGCCGCTTGATCACCTACTCTGGTACCTTCGTCGATCAGCAAGACGACGACGCACCCCAAGAGAAAGACTACCCACTTGGCGCGTGGGAGTATCATTCGAGCATGAAACTGATCGAAAACAGCGAAAAGAAGCCGCTACGGATCTTCACTCACGTGGCGGAGAACGACAACCGAGCCAATGACCCGGAAGAGACCTACCACAACTGGGTGATGGCCAACAACCGAACCGCCGCCGCCCTGAAGGCCAAAGGTTACGACTACCGTTACATCTTCAGCAAGGCGACCCGGCACTGCGATAAGAAGGTCTTCGAACAGACCCTGGGTGACACGCTGGTTTGGATGTGGGAAGGGTACGAGACGAAATGA
- a CDS encoding DUF1552 domain-containing protein, producing the protein MTRSLNRRRFLRGVGGSMLALPWLASTGQAAAAKAVQQRMAIFYVPIGVVRRGFFPGEQNGKIPVGNMGTLMRSLDEQDPNFRQKLLTELTPTMKPLEELKSKVNLITGMDRTFQQGTDVHAQCASCYLSSAKPYTIKGTAWPLDRTLDHLVADKIGTDTPFRTLEFSCNSHRDNKESIYFDNISWYGTGHLAPSIRDPRKMYRRLFSTQDTQQLRDITDLVLEDANSLKKQLGYDDRHKFAEYFDSIRAIEMQMNRLETMKSELSKVDLEEPPEAYLPRGEYIRLMGDLMVAALQTGLTNVATFMVGPERWDTPFMFESLFDKPRSHHGMSHDQSHMIDDLLKVDEFHMQQFAYMAGKMDRIVEADGTSLLDNTLFTYGSGLGDGSTHQYNDLPLVVAGGGSKVKTGQHINMPEGTPLANLWLTQAQMMGLEIDEFADSRGTIDAIRA; encoded by the coding sequence ATGACGAGGTCCCTTAACCGTCGCCGATTTCTCCGTGGAGTCGGGGGATCGATGCTCGCACTTCCCTGGCTGGCCAGTACCGGCCAGGCCGCGGCGGCCAAAGCCGTGCAGCAGCGAATGGCGATCTTCTACGTGCCGATTGGGGTCGTGCGGCGGGGGTTCTTTCCCGGCGAACAGAACGGCAAGATTCCCGTGGGAAACATGGGGACCTTGATGAGGTCTCTCGACGAGCAAGACCCCAACTTTCGGCAGAAGTTGCTGACCGAACTCACGCCCACGATGAAGCCGCTGGAAGAGCTTAAAAGCAAGGTCAACCTGATCACCGGCATGGATCGCACCTTCCAGCAAGGGACCGACGTCCATGCGCAGTGTGCTTCGTGTTACCTTAGTAGCGCGAAGCCATACACGATCAAGGGAACTGCATGGCCGCTAGATCGTACACTCGATCACCTGGTTGCGGACAAAATCGGCACTGACACCCCGTTTCGCACGCTCGAGTTCAGCTGCAACAGCCATCGCGACAATAAGGAGTCGATCTACTTCGACAACATCTCGTGGTACGGCACCGGGCACCTGGCACCATCGATCCGCGACCCACGCAAGATGTATCGCCGACTGTTTTCCACGCAAGATACCCAGCAACTGCGGGACATCACCGACCTGGTGCTGGAAGACGCCAACAGCCTGAAGAAGCAGTTAGGCTACGACGACCGTCACAAATTCGCCGAGTACTTCGATTCGATCCGGGCGATCGAAATGCAGATGAATCGCCTGGAAACAATGAAGAGCGAGCTTTCTAAAGTCGATCTCGAAGAGCCTCCGGAAGCCTACCTCCCGCGCGGCGAGTACATTCGCCTTATGGGTGATTTAATGGTGGCCGCGCTGCAGACCGGCCTGACCAACGTGGCGACCTTCATGGTCGGCCCCGAGCGGTGGGACACGCCGTTCATGTTCGAGAGCCTGTTTGACAAACCGCGCAGCCATCACGGAATGTCGCACGATCAATCGCACATGATCGACGACCTGTTGAAGGTCGACGAGTTCCACATGCAGCAGTTCGCCTACATGGCCGGTAAGATGGACCGCATTGTCGAAGCGGACGGCACATCGCTGTTGGACAACACGCTCTTTACGTACGGTAGCGGCCTGGGGGATGGTTCCACCCATCAGTACAACGACCTACCGCTGGTCGTCGCCGGGGGTGGCAGCAAGGTGAAAACGGGGCAGCATATCAACATGCCAGAAGGAACTCCGCTGGCCAACCTGTGGCTGACCCAAGCCCAGATGATGGGGCTGGAGATCGACGAGTTCGCCGATAGCCGCGGCACCATCGACGCGATACGTGCTTAG
- a CDS encoding deoxyribonuclease IV: protein MSQMPPIGAHMSIAGGYYKAVEAAAEVDMNVVQLFCKNNNQWRAKDITDKDVALFQDALAKHNVGAPLCHASYLINLASPKEELWEKSVEGLRVEMLRCEQLGIPNLVFHPGAHMEATLEEGIERIVKAIDELHKLLPDCPVTLLLETTAGQGSSIGHKFEHLQSILEGVQEGERVAVCLDTCHIFAAGYPISDEKDFKATFKDFDKLIGFDKLRGIHLNDSKKDLGSRVDRHDHIGEGKIGVEAFRHMLNDRRFKKIPMYLETPKGEEDGVLNDAKNLATLRSLIK from the coding sequence ATGAGTCAAATGCCCCCCATCGGTGCCCACATGTCGATCGCCGGCGGCTATTACAAGGCCGTCGAAGCTGCTGCTGAAGTGGATATGAATGTGGTGCAACTGTTCTGCAAGAACAACAACCAGTGGCGGGCCAAGGATATCACCGACAAGGACGTGGCGTTGTTTCAGGATGCGTTGGCCAAGCACAACGTCGGTGCGCCCCTTTGTCATGCCTCGTACCTGATTAACCTGGCTTCCCCCAAGGAGGAACTGTGGGAGAAGTCCGTGGAAGGGCTGCGGGTCGAGATGCTGCGGTGCGAGCAACTCGGCATTCCGAACCTGGTGTTTCACCCCGGTGCCCACATGGAAGCGACGCTCGAAGAAGGAATCGAGCGAATCGTGAAGGCGATCGACGAGCTTCACAAGCTGCTGCCGGATTGCCCGGTGACGCTACTGCTGGAAACGACCGCAGGGCAGGGAAGCTCGATCGGGCACAAGTTCGAGCACCTGCAATCGATTCTGGAAGGGGTGCAAGAAGGGGAACGCGTGGCGGTGTGCCTGGACACGTGTCATATCTTCGCCGCTGGCTATCCGATCTCGGATGAGAAAGACTTCAAAGCGACGTTCAAGGATTTCGACAAGCTGATCGGCTTCGACAAGCTGCGCGGCATTCACCTGAACGACAGCAAGAAGGACCTCGGATCGCGGGTCGACCGTCACGATCATATCGGTGAAGGAAAGATCGGCGTCGAGGCGTTTCGGCACATGCTCAACGACCGCCGCTTCAAGAAGATTCCCATGTACCTGGAAACGCCCAAAGGGGAAGAAGACGGTGTGCTGAACGACGCCAAGAACCTGGCAACACTACGCTCGCTGATCAAATAG
- a CDS encoding GNAT family N-acetyltransferase yields the protein MQVEQATPKTDGVEDAVIAILSQNAQATGFPFRPEPVVLKIEEEGRVIAGLVGFTNWEWLYIETLAVDAAYRGKGLGSKLVEQAERIALERACRGVWVDTFTFQSPEFYSRLGYKPFGQLEDFPQGQRRIFLRKLL from the coding sequence ATGCAAGTCGAACAAGCCACTCCCAAAACCGATGGCGTCGAAGACGCCGTGATCGCCATCCTTTCGCAGAATGCCCAGGCCACTGGCTTTCCGTTTCGGCCAGAGCCGGTTGTGCTGAAGATCGAAGAAGAGGGGAGGGTGATCGCCGGACTGGTGGGCTTTACAAACTGGGAGTGGCTCTATATCGAGACGCTGGCGGTGGATGCCGCGTATCGCGGGAAAGGTCTCGGAAGCAAGCTCGTTGAGCAGGCCGAGCGAATCGCACTCGAACGAGCCTGCCGCGGTGTCTGGGTCGATACGTTTACGTTTCAGTCGCCAGAGTTTTATTCGCGACTTGGGTACAAGCCGTTTGGTCAGCTAGAGGACTTCCCGCAAGGGCAGCGGCGGATCTTTCTGCGGAAGCTGCTGTAG
- a CDS encoding polyprenyl synthetase family protein, which produces MNPANQTQAAPSAEALMRCYGGIGDDLAEVEAILKREMSSKFPKVSDIVSYGYLLGGKRLRPALVLLCGQAFSNVTPSHHKLGAVLEMVHTATLIHDDVLDGAETRRHLETIHHRWGTESSVLVGDFLFTHAFYLASTLPTTLAAQKIGQATNIVCEGELRQITTKGRFDLSEEEYLSIIEAKTAVLCQCACELGAIYAEAPPEAAKQAAEYGRCLGVAFQIVDDLLDIEGDTDSTGKTLGTDLAQRKPTLPIIHALKVASPETREEMLAALQAESPDPAQVMAWLEEFDSAAYARQTAIRHVETALANIAQWPATDATAALRQLAEFVLKRCY; this is translated from the coding sequence GTGAATCCTGCGAATCAGACTCAAGCCGCTCCCAGTGCCGAAGCATTGATGCGTTGTTACGGTGGAATCGGTGACGACCTGGCGGAAGTTGAAGCGATTTTGAAGCGGGAGATGTCGTCGAAGTTTCCCAAGGTTAGCGACATTGTTTCGTATGGATATCTGCTAGGTGGTAAACGCCTCCGCCCTGCCCTGGTGCTGCTATGCGGCCAGGCCTTCAGCAATGTCACCCCCAGCCACCATAAGCTGGGTGCGGTTCTGGAAATGGTTCACACGGCCACGCTGATCCACGACGACGTGCTCGATGGTGCTGAAACGCGGCGTCATCTGGAAACGATTCATCATCGCTGGGGGACCGAGTCGAGCGTGCTTGTGGGGGACTTCCTGTTCACTCACGCGTTCTACCTGGCCAGCACGCTGCCCACCACGTTGGCCGCACAGAAGATCGGTCAGGCGACCAACATCGTGTGTGAAGGGGAGCTACGGCAGATCACCACCAAAGGACGCTTTGATCTGAGCGAAGAAGAATACCTCTCGATCATCGAAGCTAAGACGGCCGTCCTGTGCCAGTGTGCTTGCGAACTGGGGGCGATCTATGCCGAAGCCCCGCCGGAAGCCGCCAAGCAGGCTGCGGAATATGGTCGCTGCCTGGGTGTTGCTTTCCAGATTGTCGATGATCTTCTCGATATCGAAGGAGACACCGATAGCACCGGGAAGACTCTCGGTACCGATCTGGCCCAGCGCAAGCCGACCCTGCCGATCATTCACGCGCTCAAGGTCGCTTCACCAGAAACCAGGGAAGAGATGCTGGCCGCTCTGCAAGCCGAGTCCCCTGATCCTGCCCAGGTAATGGCCTGGCTCGAAGAATTCGACAGCGCGGCTTATGCCCGGCAGACGGCCATTCGCCACGTAGAAACGGCTCTGGCCAACATCGCCCAATGGCCAGCCACCGACGCGACGGCTGCGCTGCGTCAACTGGCCGAGTTCGTTCTCAAACGCTGCTACTAA
- a CDS encoding DUF3990 domain-containing protein, whose amino-acid sequence MLPLPILAQASGWKPPRNKYVTLYHGCTTKDRDEIEKHGVKPQLGRANTDFGQGFYTTTLERQAKHWAWARFYHPRFSRTSGYQPVVLTFHVERHQLAKLDVLSFQLGDYLQEDFWSLVQHCRQSSTPSSSQTPQINHHDGPHAQHNGEWYDIVCGPVSAFWKQRSAMQDSDQFSFHTDAAAQLLNVLIHSNDKSKYDSQIIQ is encoded by the coding sequence GTGCTACCATTGCCCATCTTAGCCCAGGCGTCCGGCTGGAAGCCGCCACGCAACAAGTACGTTACCCTTTATCACGGCTGCACGACGAAGGATCGGGATGAAATCGAGAAGCATGGAGTCAAACCGCAGTTAGGCCGGGCGAACACCGACTTCGGCCAGGGCTTCTACACAACCACGCTTGAACGCCAAGCCAAGCACTGGGCATGGGCTCGCTTCTATCACCCAAGGTTCTCCCGAACTTCCGGCTACCAACCGGTAGTACTCACCTTTCACGTCGAGCGTCACCAACTGGCCAAACTTGACGTTCTTTCGTTTCAACTGGGTGATTATCTCCAGGAAGATTTTTGGAGTCTTGTGCAACATTGCCGCCAGAGCAGCACGCCGTCTAGCTCGCAAACGCCTCAAATCAACCATCATGATGGGCCTCATGCCCAGCACAACGGCGAGTGGTACGACATCGTGTGTGGCCCGGTATCGGCGTTCTGGAAACAACGATCGGCCATGCAGGATTCAGACCAGTTCAGCTTCCATACCGATGCGGCGGCTCAACTGTTGAATGTTTTGATCCATAGCAACGACAAAAGCAAATACGACTCACAGATTATCCAGTAG
- the nrdR gene encoding transcriptional regulator NrdR codes for MRCPFCRADNDRVIDSRASQDSFSIRRRRECLACKRRYTTYERVEELDIKIVKKDNVREPFHPEKIKRGLSLACWKRPISEAQIEAIVAAVESEIYSQYEGEVESRLIGEMVMQHLHAIDQVAYVRFASVYREFKDVRDFVDELQPMLKKYAPSVPKPSS; via the coding sequence ATGCGATGCCCGTTCTGTCGAGCCGACAACGACCGTGTGATTGACTCACGCGCAAGCCAGGACAGTTTCTCGATTCGACGCCGGCGCGAGTGCCTGGCGTGCAAGCGGCGCTACACTACGTACGAACGGGTCGAAGAACTCGACATCAAAATCGTCAAGAAAGACAACGTCCGGGAACCCTTCCACCCCGAAAAGATCAAACGCGGCCTGTCGCTGGCCTGCTGGAAACGACCGATCAGCGAAGCCCAAATCGAAGCGATCGTGGCGGCTGTGGAAAGCGAGATCTACTCGCAGTACGAAGGGGAAGTCGAAAGCCGCCTGATCGGCGAGATGGTCATGCAGCATTTGCACGCAATCGACCAGGTCGCCTACGTCCGCTTCGCCAGCGTCTATCGAGAATTCAAAGACGTACGCGACTTTGTGGACGAGTTGCAACCGATGCTGAAGAAGTACGCCCCGAGCGTGCCGAAGCCGTCTTCGTAA
- a CDS encoding NUDIX domain-containing protein — MAQSKQSAGLLMVRWHNDQCQVLLGHPGGPYFQKKDAGVWSIPKGEPEEGEDYLHAAQREFHEETGLTAVGPFTELTPIQQKGGKTVHAWAFKGDCDPAALTSNTFAMEWPPKSGRQVEFPEIDRAEFFDLPVARQKINPAQVALLDELAEKFAR, encoded by the coding sequence ATGGCCCAGTCCAAACAAAGTGCCGGTCTGCTGATGGTTCGCTGGCACAATGACCAATGCCAGGTTCTGCTCGGCCACCCAGGCGGACCATACTTTCAGAAGAAAGACGCTGGCGTCTGGTCGATTCCCAAAGGAGAGCCGGAAGAAGGGGAAGACTATCTGCATGCCGCGCAGCGCGAGTTCCACGAAGAAACAGGCCTCACGGCAGTTGGGCCGTTCACCGAACTAACACCTATCCAGCAGAAGGGTGGCAAGACCGTCCATGCCTGGGCGTTTAAAGGAGACTGCGATCCGGCGGCCCTCACCTCAAACACGTTTGCGATGGAGTGGCCTCCCAAGTCAGGTCGACAAGTCGAGTTTCCCGAGATCGATCGCGCCGAGTTCTTCGACTTGCCGGTGGCCCGGCAGAAGATCAATCCGGCTCAGGTTGCTTTGCTGGATGAACTGGCCGAAAAGTTTGCTCGTTAG
- a CDS encoding DUF6797 domain-containing protein, with amino-acid sequence MLRYPFCLTAFVLLLITLSAPTLLGKTLEQQLQAIDPQQLAVEAKQLGDAKRGAILFYQPQMACRSCHAMDDQALLGPDLTQWKKLPSDADLVDAILSPSKQIREGFEAVSILTVHGKVITGRQVESTPEQVVLQELTGAQQRHTIPTDDIEAQTAGKQSLMPAGLANQLSSRQQFLDLVRYLIKVRDGGRIAARNLEPAPHLYAVKPVPEYEKRIDHAGLIADLNDASFKRGEAIYTRVCANCHGTHDKAGSLPTSPRFASAKLKNRIDPHGMYQTLTHGFGMMQPQGWMVPQQKYDVIHYIREAYFKPNNPAQYAKVDDTYLKSLPTGDFRGPDPSPMQPWITMDYGPSLINTYEVGNDGSNFAYKGIATRLDDGTGGVSRGSRWMIFDHDTMRMAAAWQGKGFIDWQGIHFDGKHGVHPHIVGQVLAANKTAPGWANPEDGSFADPRVLGRDGRRYGPLPSSWAKYHGLYRHGNDRIISYSVGKAEILEMPQLLVDTPAVFARHFEIAPHDHKLVMRVADLPGGFYDQSELAKWKSDDSAYVVQAGKDAAPKSEGLKFDGATSVQIKTGDAFDMTKSDFSISARIRTKLGGPIFAQTTPDPKWVPDGKVFFVRGGKLCYDIGWVGVVTSKTSVNDDKWHDVAMTWDQTTGIASLWIDGKLDAQKELRPKQTLKGTVVRMGYASPNFPDPGKYQGEIESLRFYSEKLSPEAIGDFTSQPRPVPLWHSDVLPKGNLFTPSKEKLEAEIIRGARQSFARNYLIAGLKNPPSAAAFRIAGKALLLDLPASDKPAKFTLWFTSAEEAKDVDQIVNAVKLTSGDTPDLKMATQGTPARWTEVLETKTVPGTEGGPFAADVLTLPDNNPWNAQMRLTGFDFYPGSDRAAVCAWDGDVWLVDGLMANDGALRWRRIASGLFQPLGLKIVNGAIYVTCRDQIVILRDLNGDLETDYYECFNNDHQVTEHFHEFAMGLQVDDDGNFYYAKSARHALTAVVPHHGTLLRVSPDGSKTDILATGFRAANGVCLNPDGTFVVTDQEGHWNPKNRINWVEPGGFYGNMYGYHDVTDESDDAMVPPLVWITNEFDRSPAELLWVPKDCWGNLGGSLLNLSYGYGKVYIVPFETVDGVKQGGMCELPLPQFPTGIARGRFSPADGQLYACGMFAWGSNQQQPGGFYRIRRTEQSVYLPIGLNATIDGVQMTFSGKLDPATATNPDNYAITAWNLLRSKNYGSKHLNERPWKVSAAKLSADGTTVALTLPEIEPTWGMEIRCFLKSAEGKPVEVRIHNTIHRLKESDAAN; translated from the coding sequence ATGTTGCGTTATCCCTTTTGCTTAACGGCATTCGTCCTGCTGCTTATCACTCTTTCTGCCCCGACTTTGCTCGGGAAAACGCTGGAGCAGCAGCTTCAGGCGATCGATCCCCAGCAGCTTGCTGTTGAAGCGAAGCAGTTGGGCGACGCCAAACGCGGTGCGATCTTGTTCTATCAGCCGCAGATGGCGTGTCGGTCGTGCCATGCGATGGATGACCAGGCCCTGCTTGGCCCGGACCTGACGCAGTGGAAGAAGCTGCCGTCGGATGCCGACCTTGTTGACGCGATCCTGTCCCCCTCGAAGCAGATCCGCGAAGGCTTCGAGGCGGTCAGCATTTTGACGGTCCACGGAAAGGTGATCACTGGGCGACAAGTCGAAAGCACGCCCGAACAGGTTGTGCTCCAAGAACTGACCGGTGCCCAGCAGCGGCATACGATTCCCACCGATGACATCGAAGCCCAAACGGCCGGTAAGCAGTCGCTTATGCCAGCAGGCCTTGCCAACCAGCTATCAAGCCGGCAGCAGTTTCTGGACCTGGTGCGTTACCTGATCAAAGTTCGTGACGGTGGTCGCATCGCAGCGAGGAACCTCGAACCGGCTCCCCATTTGTATGCGGTGAAACCGGTTCCCGAGTATGAAAAACGGATCGACCACGCTGGCTTGATTGCTGACTTGAACGATGCCAGCTTCAAGCGAGGCGAGGCCATCTACACGCGGGTATGCGCCAATTGCCACGGTACCCACGACAAAGCTGGATCGCTGCCAACTTCGCCTCGCTTCGCGTCAGCCAAGCTGAAGAACCGCATCGATCCGCACGGCATGTATCAAACGCTGACGCACGGCTTCGGCATGATGCAGCCGCAAGGATGGATGGTGCCGCAGCAGAAATACGACGTGATTCATTACATCCGCGAGGCCTACTTCAAGCCGAACAACCCGGCGCAGTATGCGAAGGTTGACGACACTTACTTGAAGAGCTTGCCCACGGGAGATTTTCGCGGGCCCGATCCTTCGCCCATGCAGCCCTGGATCACCATGGACTATGGTCCGTCGCTGATCAATACGTACGAAGTCGGTAATGACGGCTCGAACTTTGCCTACAAAGGGATCGCCACGCGGTTGGATGATGGCACTGGCGGCGTTTCGCGTGGCAGTCGCTGGATGATCTTCGATCACGACACGATGCGTATGGCCGCGGCTTGGCAAGGGAAGGGTTTCATTGACTGGCAAGGCATCCACTTCGACGGCAAGCATGGCGTCCACCCGCATATCGTCGGGCAGGTACTCGCCGCCAACAAAACGGCCCCAGGCTGGGCGAACCCTGAGGACGGTTCGTTCGCCGATCCTCGCGTCCTCGGACGCGACGGCCGCCGCTATGGGCCTCTGCCGTCATCGTGGGCCAAGTACCACGGGCTATATCGCCATGGCAACGATCGCATCATCAGCTATTCGGTTGGCAAGGCCGAGATTCTGGAGATGCCCCAACTGCTGGTCGATACGCCGGCTGTCTTTGCCCGGCACTTCGAGATCGCCCCGCACGATCACAAACTCGTCATGCGTGTGGCCGATTTGCCCGGCGGATTTTACGATCAGTCCGAGCTGGCGAAGTGGAAGAGCGATGACTCGGCCTATGTCGTCCAGGCTGGCAAAGACGCTGCACCAAAATCTGAAGGTCTGAAGTTTGATGGCGCAACGTCGGTGCAAATCAAAACAGGCGATGCGTTCGACATGACGAAGTCCGATTTCAGCATCTCGGCTCGCATTCGCACGAAACTAGGCGGCCCGATCTTCGCCCAGACTACGCCTGACCCGAAGTGGGTTCCTGATGGCAAGGTCTTCTTCGTGCGTGGGGGCAAGCTGTGTTACGACATTGGCTGGGTCGGCGTGGTAACCTCGAAGACAAGCGTCAACGACGACAAGTGGCATGACGTGGCGATGACCTGGGATCAGACGACCGGAATAGCCTCGTTGTGGATCGATGGCAAGCTTGACGCGCAGAAAGAACTTCGTCCGAAACAAACACTGAAGGGCACGGTGGTGAGAATGGGCTATGCCAGCCCTAATTTTCCGGACCCTGGCAAATATCAAGGAGAGATCGAATCGCTGCGATTCTATTCGGAAAAGCTATCCCCTGAGGCAATCGGAGACTTTACCAGCCAACCGCGGCCTGTCCCCCTGTGGCATAGCGATGTCTTGCCGAAAGGTAATTTATTTACGCCGTCAAAAGAGAAGCTTGAAGCAGAAATCATCCGGGGTGCTCGCCAGTCTTTTGCCCGGAATTACCTCATTGCTGGACTGAAAAATCCGCCATCGGCGGCCGCTTTTCGTATCGCCGGAAAGGCTCTTCTATTGGACTTGCCAGCCAGCGATAAGCCAGCGAAGTTCACGTTGTGGTTTACTTCGGCGGAAGAAGCTAAGGATGTCGATCAGATTGTCAATGCCGTGAAGCTGACTTCCGGCGACACGCCTGACCTGAAGATGGCCACGCAAGGAACTCCTGCGCGGTGGACGGAAGTGCTGGAAACGAAAACGGTGCCAGGGACCGAGGGTGGTCCGTTTGCGGCCGATGTGTTGACCTTGCCCGATAACAATCCGTGGAACGCCCAGATGCGGCTGACCGGGTTCGACTTCTACCCTGGCAGCGACCGCGCGGCCGTGTGTGCCTGGGACGGCGATGTATGGCTGGTCGATGGCCTGATGGCGAACGATGGTGCGCTTCGTTGGCGTCGCATTGCATCTGGCCTGTTTCAACCGTTGGGTTTGAAGATTGTCAACGGAGCGATCTACGTGACCTGCCGCGACCAGATCGTGATCCTGCGTGACCTCAATGGCGATCTGGAAACGGATTACTACGAGTGCTTCAACAATGATCACCAGGTCACCGAGCATTTTCACGAGTTCGCGATGGGGTTGCAGGTCGACGACGACGGCAACTTCTACTACGCGAAGTCGGCCCGGCACGCGTTAACTGCCGTGGTACCGCACCATGGAACGCTGCTGCGAGTTTCGCCGGATGGCAGCAAAACCGATATACTGGCCACCGGCTTTCGCGCTGCTAACGGCGTATGCTTGAACCCCGATGGCACGTTCGTTGTGACCGACCAGGAAGGACACTGGAACCCGAAGAACCGCATCAACTGGGTCGAGCCAGGGGGCTTCTATGGCAACATGTATGGCTACCACGACGTGACCGACGAATCGGACGACGCGATGGTCCCTCCCCTGGTTTGGATTACCAACGAGTTCGACCGTTCGCCGGCAGAGCTATTGTGGGTGCCGAAAGATTGCTGGGGGAATCTCGGCGGATCGCTGCTCAATCTGTCGTACGGGTACGGCAAGGTGTATATCGTTCCGTTTGAAACGGTCGATGGCGTGAAGCAAGGAGGCATGTGCGAGTTGCCACTGCCGCAGTTCCCTACCGGCATCGCACGTGGTCGTTTCAGCCCGGCCGATGGCCAGTTGTATGCTTGCGGTATGTTTGCCTGGGGCAGCAATCAGCAGCAGCCTGGCGGCTTCTATCGCATTCGCCGCACCGAGCAGTCGGTTTATTTGCCGATCGGACTGAACGCGACCATCGACGGCGTTCAGATGACGTTCAGTGGTAAACTCGATCCGGCCACGGCGACCAATCCGGACAACTACGCGATCACCGCGTGGAACCTGCTGCGCAGCAAGAACTACGGATCGAAACACCTCAACGAGCGTCCCTGGAAGGTCAGCGCCGCGAAGCTATCGGCCGACGGAACCACCGTTGCACTGACCCTGCCTGAGATCGAACCAACCTGGGGCATGGAGATTCGCTGCTTCCTGAAGTCGGCCGAAGGGAAACCGGTCGAGGTGCGGATTCACAACACGATTCATCGGTTGAAGGAGTCAGACGCGGCGAACTAA